A genome region from Geminicoccus roseus DSM 18922 includes the following:
- the polA gene encoding DNA polymerase I, with product MSNASRLVLVDGSGYIFRAFFALPPMTRPDGTPVNAVFGFASMLFKLMTDRPEDDLLVVFDHSRASFRNEMYDAYKANRDEPPPELRPQFSLVRDAARAFGLPVVELEGFEADDLIASYARHARAEGRVVEVVSSDKDLMQLVDDGVFLFDPMKQKNIGKDEVFEKFGVGPERVRDVLALAGDTSDNVPGVPGIGVKTAAQLINEYGSLEALLAQADKIKQPKRRETLVSNADKARLSYQLVGLHDEAPLPLTLAEVARAAIDPAMLLPFLQENGFKTLISRIGLLAEAAEVHKVKAVRQEARYRAITELAELEGFLVRAKASGYLAIDTETTSLSVMDATLVGLSMAVDEEEGIYVPLCHEDAFGQPCEGQLATDMVIDRLRPILADPAILKIGHNLKYDIGVLAKYQAQIQPYDDTLLISYVLDGAKHGHGMDELAKRHLDHDTISYDSLTGTGKGRIGFARVAIDKATDYAAEDALITFRLWKLLKKRLVEEKMVRVYEELDRPLPAVVAQMELDGIAVDRDLLRRMSGEFGQRMAAFEAEAAALVGHAFNIGSPKQLGEVLFDEMSIPGGKKGKAGAYVTDADVLEQLAAQGHELPKVVLQWRQLQKLTRTYTDALVEQISTVDQRVHTSYMLASTSTGRLSSTEPNLQNIPIRTEEGRRIRQAFVAEPGCVLMSADYSQVELRILAHMAEVDALKEAFAADIDIHRVTAGEMFGVPVDEVGADLRRSAKTINYGIVYGIGAFGLAQRLGISHGQAKDYIDRYFFQYPGIREYMDKTKAQAREQGYVLTVDGRRCWVPEILSKLPARRAYAERAAINAPIQGSAADIMKRAMIRVARRLSDERAGARLLLTVHDELLLEVPESEVAATQGLVQEIMQGAASLSVPLIVEVGSGRSWGEAH from the coding sequence ATGAGCAATGCATCCCGCCTCGTCCTGGTCGACGGCTCCGGCTACATCTTCCGGGCATTCTTCGCGCTGCCGCCGATGACCCGGCCGGATGGCACGCCGGTGAACGCCGTGTTCGGCTTCGCCTCCATGCTGTTCAAGCTGATGACCGACCGGCCCGAGGACGATCTCCTGGTCGTGTTCGACCATTCGCGCGCCTCCTTCCGCAACGAGATGTACGACGCCTACAAGGCCAACCGCGACGAGCCGCCGCCGGAACTGCGGCCGCAGTTTTCGCTGGTACGGGACGCCGCCCGTGCGTTCGGCCTGCCGGTGGTGGAACTGGAAGGCTTCGAGGCCGACGACCTGATCGCCTCCTATGCCCGGCATGCGCGTGCCGAAGGGCGGGTCGTGGAGGTGGTCAGCTCCGACAAGGACCTGATGCAGCTGGTGGACGACGGCGTCTTCCTGTTCGACCCGATGAAGCAGAAGAACATCGGCAAGGACGAGGTGTTCGAGAAGTTCGGGGTAGGGCCCGAGCGGGTGCGCGACGTGCTGGCCCTGGCGGGTGATACCTCCGACAACGTGCCGGGCGTGCCGGGTATCGGAGTGAAGACTGCCGCGCAGCTGATCAACGAGTACGGGTCGCTGGAAGCGCTGCTGGCGCAGGCCGACAAGATCAAGCAGCCCAAGCGGCGCGAGACGCTGGTCAGCAATGCCGACAAGGCGCGCCTGTCCTACCAGCTGGTAGGGCTGCACGACGAGGCGCCATTGCCGCTGACCCTGGCCGAGGTCGCCCGGGCGGCGATCGACCCTGCCATGCTGCTGCCGTTCCTGCAGGAGAACGGCTTCAAGACCTTGATCTCGCGGATCGGCCTGCTCGCCGAGGCGGCGGAGGTGCACAAGGTCAAGGCGGTCCGGCAGGAGGCTCGTTACCGGGCGATCACCGAGCTCGCTGAACTCGAGGGATTCCTCGTCCGGGCAAAGGCCTCCGGCTACCTGGCGATCGACACCGAGACGACGTCGCTCAGCGTCATGGACGCCACGCTGGTCGGACTGTCGATGGCGGTCGACGAGGAAGAGGGGATCTATGTACCGCTCTGCCACGAGGATGCCTTCGGCCAGCCCTGCGAGGGGCAACTCGCTACCGACATGGTCATCGACCGGCTGCGGCCGATCCTGGCCGATCCGGCCATCCTCAAGATCGGCCACAATCTCAAGTACGACATCGGGGTCCTGGCCAAGTACCAGGCCCAAATCCAGCCCTATGACGATACGCTGCTGATCAGCTACGTGCTGGACGGAGCGAAGCACGGCCACGGAATGGATGAACTGGCCAAGCGGCACCTGGACCACGACACGATCAGCTACGACTCGCTCACCGGCACCGGCAAGGGGCGGATCGGCTTTGCCAGGGTTGCAATCGACAAGGCCACTGACTATGCGGCGGAGGATGCGCTGATCACCTTCCGCCTCTGGAAGCTGCTCAAGAAGCGCCTGGTCGAGGAGAAGATGGTCCGGGTCTACGAGGAACTGGACCGGCCGCTGCCTGCGGTGGTGGCGCAGATGGAACTTGACGGGATCGCGGTCGATCGCGACCTGCTCCGCCGGATGTCCGGCGAGTTCGGCCAGCGCATGGCGGCGTTCGAGGCAGAAGCGGCAGCCCTGGTCGGGCATGCGTTCAACATCGGCTCTCCCAAGCAGCTGGGCGAGGTGCTGTTCGACGAGATGAGCATTCCCGGCGGCAAGAAGGGCAAGGCCGGGGCCTACGTGACGGATGCCGATGTCCTGGAGCAGCTGGCCGCACAGGGCCATGAACTGCCGAAAGTCGTGCTGCAGTGGCGGCAGCTGCAGAAGCTCACCCGCACCTATACCGATGCACTTGTCGAACAGATCAGTACTGTCGATCAGAGGGTGCACACCTCCTACATGCTGGCTTCGACCTCGACCGGGCGCCTGAGCTCGACCGAGCCAAACCTGCAGAATATCCCGATCCGCACGGAGGAGGGCCGCCGGATCCGCCAGGCATTTGTCGCTGAACCTGGCTGCGTCCTGATGTCGGCAGACTATTCGCAGGTAGAACTGCGGATCCTGGCGCATATGGCGGAGGTCGATGCGCTGAAGGAAGCCTTTGCCGCCGATATCGATATTCATCGGGTCACGGCAGGCGAAATGTTTGGCGTCCCGGTGGATGAGGTCGGCGCGGACCTTCGGCGCAGCGCCAAGACCATCAACTACGGGATCGTCTACGGGATCGGCGCGTTCGGATTGGCCCAGCGCCTGGGCATCTCCCATGGCCAGGCCAAGGACTATATCGATCGCTACTTCTTCCAGTACCCTGGGATCAGGGAATACATGGACAAGACCAAGGCCCAGGCTCGTGAGCAGGGCTACGTGCTGACCGTGGATGGGCGACGTTGCTGGGTCCCTGAGATCCTGTCCAAGCTGCCGGCCAGGCGCGCCTATGCCGAGCGGGCCGCGATCAACGCTCCGATCCAGGGCTCCGCCGCCGACATCATGAAGCGGGCGATGATCCGGGTGGCGCGTCGACTGTCCGACGAGCGGGCCGGTGCCAGGCTGCTCCTGACCGTGCATGACGAGCTGCTGCTGGAAGTTCCGGAAAGCGAGGTCGCCGCGACCCAGGGACTGGTGCAGGAAATCATGCAAGGGGCGGCAAGCTTGAGCGTGCCGCTGATCGTCGAGGTCGGCAGCGGTCGAAGCTGGGGCGAGGCGCACTAG
- a CDS encoding gamma-glutamyl-gamma-aminobutyrate hydrolase family protein → MSDRAPVPLIGVTACFRESGDGLGVHSVGGKYLHAVLQACQGMPVLVPAIGAAADLDLLIERLDGLLFTGSPSNVEPHHYGGPLARADNIADPERDATTLPLIRKAIDSGLPIFAICRGFQELNVALGGTLHQHVHEVPGRFDHRSQKDRPPAQRYDPRHPISITPGGLLQEILGGASTTQVNTLHGQGIDRPAARLRIEALASDGTPEAVSVPDAPGFVLGVQWHPEWRAMDNPDSVMMFRAFGDACRARAQTKVPHAQYLRVA, encoded by the coding sequence ATGAGTGATCGAGCCCCCGTCCCGCTGATTGGTGTCACCGCCTGCTTCCGAGAAAGCGGGGATGGCCTGGGCGTACACAGCGTAGGTGGCAAGTATCTCCATGCCGTCCTCCAGGCCTGTCAGGGGATGCCCGTACTTGTGCCGGCGATCGGCGCAGCGGCCGACCTCGATCTCCTGATCGAGCGGCTGGACGGGCTCCTGTTCACCGGCAGTCCCAGCAACGTCGAACCGCATCATTACGGCGGGCCTTTGGCCCGCGCCGACAACATTGCCGATCCGGAGCGGGACGCCACGACCCTGCCGTTGATCCGCAAGGCGATCGACAGCGGCCTGCCGATCTTTGCGATCTGTCGCGGGTTCCAGGAACTCAACGTGGCGCTGGGAGGCACGCTGCATCAGCATGTCCACGAGGTCCCGGGTCGCTTCGACCACCGCTCGCAGAAGGATCGGCCTCCGGCACAGCGCTACGATCCGCGCCACCCGATCTCGATCACCCCAGGTGGCCTGCTGCAGGAGATCCTGGGCGGAGCCTCGACCACCCAGGTGAACACGCTGCATGGGCAAGGCATCGACCGCCCGGCCGCGCGGTTGCGGATCGAGGCGCTGGCATCGGACGGCACGCCGGAAGCCGTGAGTGTGCCGGATGCCCCAGGCTTCGTGCTGGGCGTGCAGTGGCATCCGGAGTGGCGGGCCATGGACAATCCCGACAGCGTGATGATGTTCCGGGCCTTTGGGGACGCCTGTCGTGCCCGCGCCCAAACCAAGGTGCCGCATGCTCAATATCTCCGAGTGGCTTGA
- a CDS encoding universal stress protein, whose amino-acid sequence MSNKIIALIDGSTYGKSVCELAAWVAARTGRSVEVLHVLGRRDVSSHPTDFSGNLTIDERDNLLSELVSLDEQKAKLAHKRGRLILDQATECLKQAGLTGFSTKLRNGDLLDTVREFETDADLIVIGKRGEAADFAKLHLGSNLERVVRVAHKPVLVAARAFKPIERVMIAFDGGASSMKAVSHITTGSLFKGLPLHLLMAGTETREAKEQVAQASGLLEKAGYAVEARVLPGEADAVIAREVQDRQIDFLVMGAYGHSRLRNLIIGSTTTEMIRSCKVPILLFR is encoded by the coding sequence ATGTCCAACAAGATCATCGCGCTGATCGATGGTTCGACATACGGCAAGAGCGTCTGCGAGCTTGCGGCCTGGGTGGCCGCCCGCACCGGACGTTCGGTCGAAGTCCTGCACGTGCTCGGGCGGCGGGACGTTTCCAGCCATCCAACCGATTTCAGCGGCAACCTCACCATCGACGAGCGAGACAATCTTCTTTCCGAACTGGTCAGCCTGGATGAACAGAAGGCCAAGCTCGCGCACAAGCGGGGCCGGCTCATTCTCGATCAGGCGACCGAGTGCCTGAAGCAGGCCGGACTGACGGGGTTCTCGACCAAGCTGCGCAACGGAGACCTGCTCGACACCGTCCGCGAGTTCGAGACGGATGCCGACCTGATCGTCATCGGCAAGCGAGGCGAGGCCGCCGACTTCGCGAAGCTGCATCTGGGCTCCAACCTGGAACGGGTCGTCAGGGTGGCGCACAAGCCGGTGCTGGTCGCCGCCCGTGCGTTCAAGCCGATCGAGCGGGTCATGATCGCCTTCGACGGGGGCGCCAGCTCCATGAAGGCCGTGTCGCACATCACCACTGGCTCGCTGTTCAAGGGTCTCCCCTTGCACCTGCTAATGGCCGGGACGGAGACCCGGGAGGCGAAGGAGCAGGTCGCTCAGGCCTCAGGGTTGCTGGAGAAGGCGGGCTATGCGGTCGAGGCGCGGGTCCTGCCGGGCGAGGCCGATGCGGTCATCGCCCGGGAGGTCCAGGACCGGCAGATCGATTTCCTGGTGATGGGCGCCTATGGCCATTCGCGGCTGCGCAACCTGATCATCGGCAGCACCACCACCGAAATGATCCGATCGTGCAAGGTCCCAATCCTGCTGTTCCGCTGA
- a CDS encoding heme-degrading domain-containing protein gives MADHENLQDLLADEERLQFARFDSDTALALGMFILEQARSRGHAVTIDVTRGAQQVFHAAMSGTSADNDAWVQRKARAVRRFGHSSWYLGCLARAKGYDFNQKFLLEPAEYAAHGGSFPVFVRGTGMVGTVTVSGLPQKEDHIFLTEVLDAFLAAQA, from the coding sequence ATGGCGGACCATGAGAACCTGCAGGATCTCCTCGCTGACGAGGAGCGGCTGCAGTTCGCCAGATTCGATAGCGACACTGCCCTGGCGCTCGGAATGTTCATCCTGGAGCAGGCACGTAGCCGCGGTCACGCCGTCACCATCGACGTGACCCGGGGCGCGCAGCAGGTCTTCCACGCGGCCATGTCTGGTACCAGCGCCGATAACGACGCCTGGGTTCAGCGCAAGGCTCGCGCAGTCCGGCGGTTCGGGCACAGCTCGTGGTACCTGGGCTGTCTGGCCCGGGCGAAGGGCTACGACTTCAATCAGAAGTTCCTGCTGGAGCCTGCCGAATATGCGGCTCACGGCGGCAGCTTCCCGGTGTTCGTTCGCGGCACCGGGATGGTGGGGACCGTGACCGTGTCGGGCCTGCCGCAGAAGGAGGACCACATCTTCCTCACCGAGGTTCTGGATGCCTTCCTGGCAGCACAAGCCTGA
- a CDS encoding SulP family inorganic anion transporter, with the protein MSTVSVTTLREQWFGNIRADVLAGLVVALALIPEAIAFSIIAGVDPKVGLYASFSIAVITAIVGGRPGMISAATAATAVLMVDLVRDYGLQYLLAATVLAGILQVIAGIFRLNYVMRFVSRSVMTGFVNALAILIFMAQLPEMINVPLLTYPMIAAGLAIIYLFPRLTTAVPSPLICILVLTALSLALGFDLRTVGDMGELPDSLPVFLIPDVPLNLETLLIILPYSAGVAAVGLLESLMTAQIVDDLTDTSSDKRRECVGQGVANFFTAFIGGMAGCAMIGQSVINVKSGGRQRLSTFCAGIFLLFLIVVLGDLVAMIPMAALVAIMIMVSIGTFSWQSIKNLRTHPRSSSVVMLATVAGVVITHNLAIGVVIGVLLSGIFFAWKIAQIFRVTSTLSPDGSERTYVVEGQVFFASADDFAAAFDFRESLEKVTIDVSRAHIWDISSVAALDRIILKFRREGAEVVMVGLNKASETIVDRLGEHDKPGALERLASH; encoded by the coding sequence ATGAGCACCGTTTCGGTGACCACTCTGCGTGAGCAGTGGTTCGGTAACATTCGCGCTGACGTGCTGGCGGGCCTTGTTGTTGCGCTCGCTCTCATCCCGGAGGCGATCGCGTTCTCGATCATTGCCGGGGTCGACCCCAAGGTCGGGCTCTACGCCTCCTTCTCAATCGCTGTCATCACGGCGATCGTGGGTGGTCGTCCGGGCATGATCTCGGCTGCCACGGCAGCTACCGCCGTGCTGATGGTTGACCTGGTGCGGGATTACGGCCTGCAATATCTTCTGGCTGCGACCGTGCTGGCCGGGATCCTGCAGGTCATCGCCGGCATCTTCCGGCTGAATTACGTGATGCGCTTCGTGTCACGATCCGTGATGACCGGGTTCGTCAACGCCCTGGCAATCCTGATCTTCATGGCGCAGCTGCCCGAGATGATCAACGTGCCGCTGCTTACCTACCCGATGATCGCAGCCGGGTTGGCGATCATCTATCTCTTCCCCCGCCTGACCACCGCGGTACCCTCGCCATTGATCTGCATCCTGGTGCTGACGGCCCTGTCCCTGGCGCTGGGCTTCGACCTGCGCACGGTCGGTGACATGGGAGAACTGCCCGACAGCCTCCCGGTGTTCCTGATCCCCGACGTGCCGCTCAACCTCGAGACCCTGCTCATCATCCTGCCGTACTCGGCAGGCGTGGCGGCGGTTGGCCTGCTCGAATCGCTGATGACCGCCCAGATCGTCGACGACCTCACCGATACCTCGAGTGACAAGCGTCGCGAATGCGTTGGCCAGGGCGTCGCCAACTTCTTCACCGCCTTTATCGGCGGGATGGCTGGCTGCGCCATGATCGGCCAGTCGGTGATCAACGTGAAGTCAGGTGGGCGGCAGCGGCTTTCCACCTTCTGCGCCGGGATCTTCCTCCTGTTCCTGATCGTGGTCCTGGGTGACCTGGTCGCGATGATCCCGATGGCAGCACTGGTCGCGATCATGATCATGGTCTCGATCGGCACGTTCAGTTGGCAGTCGATCAAGAACCTGCGGACCCACCCCCGCAGTTCCAGCGTGGTGATGCTGGCGACGGTGGCCGGGGTGGTGATCACCCATAACCTCGCGATCGGCGTGGTGATCGGCGTGCTGCTGTCCGGCATCTTCTTCGCGTGGAAGATCGCCCAGATCTTCCGCGTGACATCGACGCTCTCGCCTGATGGCAGCGAGCGGACCTATGTGGTCGAAGGGCAGGTGTTCTTTGCCTCGGCCGACGACTTCGCCGCGGCCTTCGATTTCCGGGAGTCGCTGGAAAAGGTCACGATCGACGTCAGCCGGGCGCATATCTGGGACATCTCCAGCGTGGCGGCCCTCGATCGGATCATCCTGAAGTTCCGGCGCGAAGGTGCAGAGGTGGTGATGGTCGGCCTCAACAAGGCGAGCGAGACCATTGTCGATCGCCTGGGTGAGCACGACAAGCCGGGGGCGCTCGAACGCCTCGCGAGCCACTGA
- a CDS encoding aminotransferase, with the protein MHPFSTHHQLAEKGTRVIDRGEGCHIWEADGHKLIDGMAGLWCVQVGYGRERLARTAYEQLKQLSYYNSFFQCASIPSIELSAKLGEILPAGMKRVFFASSGSEANDTVIKSVWYYWNLMGKPGKKHFISRKLGYHGVGIGSASLTGMSFMHGMFDLPLPRFHHIMNPYWWGEAEEGETEEQIGQRAAQALEDKILELGAENVAAFVAEPIQGAGGVIIPPDNYWPAIQAICRKHDILLVADEVICGFGRTGAWWGSETYGIQPDIIAMAKGLSSGYVPISAVAFGARVGDAIFNGEKEYAHGVTYAGHPVAAAVSLENIRIIEEEGLATRAAGPIGAYWREVLTETFKDHPMVGQIRTKGLLACLELAEDRSRRKRFDEKREVGSTCRDLSVKNGLVMRAVRDGMVLSPPLIVTEAQVDEIAAKARKSIDETMTAVGFKG; encoded by the coding sequence CTGCATCCGTTCAGCACCCACCACCAGCTGGCGGAAAAAGGCACGCGCGTCATCGATCGCGGCGAAGGATGCCATATTTGGGAAGCAGACGGCCATAAGCTCATCGACGGCATGGCCGGCTTGTGGTGCGTCCAGGTGGGCTACGGGCGGGAACGGCTGGCCAGGACAGCCTACGAACAGCTCAAGCAGCTCAGCTACTACAACAGTTTCTTCCAGTGCGCCTCGATCCCCTCGATCGAGCTTTCGGCGAAGCTTGGAGAGATCCTGCCGGCCGGCATGAAACGGGTCTTTTTCGCTTCCTCCGGTTCCGAGGCCAACGATACGGTCATCAAGTCCGTCTGGTACTACTGGAACCTGATGGGCAAGCCCGGCAAGAAGCACTTCATCTCGCGCAAGCTCGGCTATCATGGAGTAGGTATCGGCTCTGCCAGCTTGACCGGCATGTCGTTCATGCACGGCATGTTCGACCTGCCGCTGCCGCGCTTCCACCACATCATGAACCCGTATTGGTGGGGCGAAGCCGAAGAAGGCGAGACCGAGGAGCAGATCGGCCAGCGTGCCGCCCAGGCGCTCGAGGACAAGATCCTGGAACTGGGGGCGGAGAATGTCGCAGCCTTCGTCGCCGAGCCGATCCAGGGCGCTGGCGGGGTGATCATTCCGCCGGACAATTACTGGCCGGCAATCCAGGCGATCTGCCGAAAGCACGACATCCTGCTGGTCGCCGATGAGGTCATCTGCGGGTTCGGCCGGACCGGCGCCTGGTGGGGCAGCGAGACCTACGGGATCCAGCCGGACATCATCGCGATGGCCAAGGGACTCTCGTCCGGCTACGTGCCGATCTCGGCGGTGGCCTTCGGCGCCAGGGTCGGCGATGCCATCTTCAATGGCGAGAAGGAATATGCCCACGGCGTCACCTATGCCGGTCATCCGGTGGCGGCTGCCGTGTCGCTGGAGAACATCCGGATCATCGAGGAGGAAGGGCTGGCGACCCGGGCCGCCGGTCCGATCGGTGCCTACTGGAGGGAGGTCCTAACCGAGACCTTCAAGGACCATCCCATGGTCGGCCAGATCCGCACCAAGGGGCTGCTGGCCTGCCTGGAACTGGCCGAAGATCGCAGCAGGCGGAAGCGTTTCGACGAGAAGCGCGAGGTCGGCTCCACCTGCCGGGACCTGTCGGTGAAGAACGGGCTGGTGATGCGGGCGGTCCGGGATGGCATGGTGTTGTCGCCGCCCCTGATCGTGACCGAGGCGCAGGTCGACGAGATCGCCGCCAAGGCCAGGAAATCGATCGATGAGACGATGACTGCGGTCGGGTTCAAGGGCTGA
- a CDS encoding glutamine synthetase family protein encodes MLNISEWLEERHITEVECLIVDINGIGRGKVLPAYKFLKSLEDDTLRIPESVFIQTVTGDYPEEDVIDPADRDVRLRPDHDSLRLVPWYDEPTAQVICDAFHHDGNPVMIAARQVLRRVVKLYEERNWKPIVAPELEFFLTKINTDPDYPLEPPIGRSKRPETGRQSFGIDALNEFDPIFEDVYAWCEAQEIDVDGMTHEAGAAQMEINFAHGDPLDLADEAFLFKRTLRHAALKHDIYATFMAKPMEREPGSSMHIHQSVVDVRTGQNLFSAGEDGYSELFLSHIAGLQKYLPHCMPLLAPNVNSYRRLRRFSTAPINVHWGIENRTVGLRVPASSSDSRRIENRIAGADANPYLAIAASLACGYLGMIHKLEPTKAISGSAYRLSHSLPTQLGEGLEKLAASKAMRETLGEEFVEVMLAVKETEHAAYQSVISSWEREHLLLNV; translated from the coding sequence ATGCTCAATATCTCCGAGTGGCTTGAAGAACGCCACATCACCGAGGTCGAATGCCTGATCGTCGACATCAATGGCATCGGCCGGGGCAAGGTGCTGCCCGCCTACAAGTTTCTGAAATCACTGGAAGACGATACGCTCCGCATTCCGGAGAGTGTCTTCATTCAGACCGTGACCGGCGATTATCCGGAAGAAGACGTGATCGACCCGGCGGACCGGGACGTCCGCCTGCGTCCGGATCATGACTCGCTGCGCTTGGTACCCTGGTATGATGAACCTACGGCCCAGGTGATCTGCGACGCATTCCATCACGACGGCAATCCCGTGATGATCGCTGCCCGACAGGTCCTGCGCCGGGTCGTGAAGCTCTATGAGGAGCGCAACTGGAAGCCGATCGTGGCGCCGGAACTGGAGTTCTTCCTTACCAAGATCAACACCGACCCGGACTATCCGCTGGAGCCGCCGATCGGCCGCTCCAAGCGGCCGGAAACCGGCCGGCAGAGCTTCGGCATCGATGCCCTGAACGAGTTCGATCCGATCTTCGAGGATGTCTACGCTTGGTGCGAGGCGCAGGAGATCGACGTGGACGGCATGACCCACGAGGCTGGTGCCGCCCAGATGGAGATCAACTTCGCCCACGGCGATCCGCTCGACCTCGCCGACGAAGCATTCCTGTTCAAGCGTACGCTCCGGCACGCTGCCCTCAAGCACGACATCTACGCCACCTTCATGGCCAAGCCCATGGAGCGGGAGCCGGGCTCGTCGATGCATATCCACCAGTCGGTGGTGGACGTCAGGACAGGGCAGAATCTGTTTTCCGCCGGTGAGGACGGCTACTCGGAACTGTTCCTGTCGCACATCGCCGGGCTGCAGAAATACCTGCCGCATTGCATGCCGCTCTTGGCGCCGAACGTGAACAGCTACCGAAGGCTGCGGCGCTTCTCGACCGCGCCCATCAACGTCCACTGGGGGATCGAGAACAGGACCGTCGGCCTGCGCGTGCCGGCATCCTCGTCCGACTCCCGACGGATCGAGAACCGTATCGCCGGGGCCGATGCCAATCCCTATTTGGCGATCGCTGCCTCTCTGGCCTGTGGCTATCTCGGGATGATCCACAAGCTTGAGCCGACGAAGGCAATTTCGGGCAGCGCCTATCGCCTCTCCCATTCGCTGCCTACCCAGCTGGGCGAAGGACTGGAGAAGCTTGCCGCATCCAAGGCGATGCGGGAGACGTTGGGCGAGGAGTTCGTCGAGGTCATGCTGGCGGTCAAGGAGACCGAACACGCGGCCTATCAGTCCGTGATCAGTTCCTGGGAGCGCGAGCATCTCCTGCTGAACGTCTAG
- a CDS encoding MBL fold metallo-hydrolase, which yields MVSKLTFLGTGSAFTVGAANWQSNMLIESEEGRRLLIDCGGDARLALAERGLEARDIDAVYISHLHSDHVGGLEWLGFSTYFDAGAARPALFIEENKVARLWTNSLSGSMARSGLATLDDYFEVRPVSGDGGFVWEGQRFDLTGMLHCMDGSVPLISFGLRFETDIGRFLITSDTRFEPQRCASLYAWAEIIFHDCETSYAADGTPARSGIHAHYEDLRTLPSDVRAKMWLYHYQPGPRPDAQAEGFRGFVAKGQVFGL from the coding sequence ATGGTGTCGAAGCTGACATTCTTGGGCACGGGCAGCGCGTTCACGGTCGGCGCAGCCAACTGGCAGTCCAATATGCTCATCGAGAGCGAGGAAGGGCGAAGGCTGCTGATCGATTGTGGCGGTGACGCCCGCTTGGCCCTGGCCGAGAGGGGGCTTGAAGCCAGGGACATCGATGCGGTCTACATCAGCCATCTGCACAGCGATCATGTTGGTGGGCTGGAGTGGCTTGGCTTCTCGACCTATTTCGATGCCGGAGCGGCTAGGCCCGCCTTGTTCATCGAGGAGAACAAGGTCGCCCGGCTTTGGACCAACAGCCTGAGCGGCAGCATGGCTCGCAGCGGCCTTGCGACCCTTGACGATTATTTCGAGGTACGGCCCGTATCTGGCGATGGTGGTTTCGTGTGGGAGGGGCAGCGCTTCGACCTCACCGGCATGCTGCACTGCATGGATGGCAGCGTTCCGCTCATCAGTTTCGGCCTGCGTTTCGAGACTGATATCGGCCGCTTTCTGATCACCAGCGACACGAGGTTCGAGCCGCAACGCTGCGCCAGCCTCTATGCCTGGGCAGAGATCATCTTTCATGATTGCGAAACTAGCTATGCTGCAGATGGCACGCCCGCCCGCTCTGGCATTCATGCTCATTACGAGGACCTGAGAACTCTCCCTTCGGACGTACGGGCCAAGATGTGGCTCTACCACTATCAGCCGGGTCCGCGGCCGGACGCCCAGGCTGAAGGTTTTCGCGGGTTTGTCGCCAAGGGACAGGTATTCGGCCTCTGA
- a CDS encoding sigma-70 family RNA polymerase sigma factor, with amino-acid sequence MSSADETTSLFEEHRPRLLRLAYRMLGTAAEAEDVVQDAWLRWRQVKTGTVREPGAFLTRVVTRLCLDVMKSARVRRESYVGSWLPEPIVEAEEEGLRLDELTLTLMLALERLSPLERAAFLLHDVFEVPAQEVGAALNRDASAVRQLAVRARRHVRASRPRYPVDRAEGDRIAQAFFQASASGDLVALRSLLANTVVLHSDGGGKVLASLNPIFGVERVLRLFEGLSRKYAGAMARMIRLVRIDGLPGYVSLARDGFLQTTALAIEDGRIIAIYITRNPDKLGRIASMVATEGQTARLQ; translated from the coding sequence ATGTCGTCGGCTGACGAAACCACCAGCCTGTTCGAGGAGCACCGGCCGCGGCTGCTGCGACTGGCCTATCGCATGCTCGGCACGGCCGCCGAGGCGGAGGATGTCGTGCAGGATGCATGGCTGCGCTGGCGACAGGTCAAGACCGGCACGGTGCGGGAGCCCGGCGCGTTCCTGACCCGTGTCGTGACCCGCCTGTGCCTGGACGTCATGAAGTCGGCCCGCGTCCGACGGGAAAGCTATGTCGGCAGCTGGCTGCCCGAGCCGATCGTTGAGGCAGAGGAGGAGGGACTCCGGCTGGACGAACTCACGCTCACCCTCATGCTGGCCCTGGAGCGCCTCTCGCCGCTGGAGCGTGCTGCCTTCCTCCTGCACGACGTCTTTGAGGTCCCGGCCCAGGAGGTCGGCGCCGCCCTGAATCGTGATGCCAGTGCGGTCCGCCAGCTGGCGGTGCGTGCGCGCCGGCACGTGCGTGCATCGCGTCCCCGCTATCCGGTGGATCGAGCCGAGGGTGACCGGATCGCCCAGGCCTTCTTCCAGGCGTCAGCCAGCGGCGATCTCGTCGCGCTGCGCTCCTTGCTGGCAAATACGGTGGTGCTGCACTCGGATGGAGGGGGCAAGGTGCTCGCCTCTCTCAACCCGATCTTTGGCGTCGAGCGGGTTCTGCGTCTGTTCGAGGGCCTCTCGAGAAAGTACGCGGGGGCAATGGCTAGAATGATCCGGCTCGTCCGGATCGACGGCCTGCCAGGCTATGTCAGCCTGGCGCGCGACGGATTCCTGCAAACCACGGCGCTTGCGATCGAGGATGGCCGGATCATCGCCATCTACATCACCCGAAACCCGGACAAGCTGGGAAGGATTGCGTCCATGGTCGCCACGGAAGGGCAGACGGCCCGGCTGCAGTAG